The window CGATGCTGCAGGCTTTGAGAATACGATCATCCTTTCCTACGCAGCCAAATACGCCTCGGCCTACTACGGGCCTTTCCGGGATGCGGTCGGGAGCAAGATCGGCAAGGATGCCATCAGCAAGGCAACCTATCAGATGGACCCGGCCAATGCCATGGAGGCCGTGCGTGAGATTGCCTTGGATGAAGCCGAGGGAGCCGACATGGTGATGGTGAAGCCAGCTGGAGCATATCTCGATGTCATTCGCACCGTACGCGAGGTGACAGACCTCCCGTTGGCGGCCTATCAGGTGAGCGGAGAATATTCCCAGATCCATGCCGGGGCGAGGCTCGGCTGGCTGGACTATGAGCGCACCCGCGACGAATCGCTGCTCGCGATCAAGCGAGCGGGTGCGGACATGATCCTGACGTACTTTGCCCGCGAGGTCGCGGAGAAGCTCGCCCGGGCCTAGGTGTACTTGACGACTTCCTCGATGGTCGTGAGGCCGTCGTAGATCGAGCGGAGACCATCCTCCCGGAGGGTGGTCATGCCGAGTTCGATGGCCTTTTGGCGCATCACGACGCCCGGGGCGCGATCGTTGATCATCTCACGAAGCGGGTCGCTGATTTTCAGCAGTTCGTAGATGCCTTTACGGCCTTTGTAACCGGTGTTGTTGCAGACGTCGCAGCCCTTGCCAAAGTAGAAGTTTTTGTCGCCGATGTCGTGTACCGACAAGCCCAGTGACTGAAGCACCTGCTCGGTCGGTTCATAGGGCGTGCGACATGAGGTGCAGATACGGCGGATAAGTCGCTGCGCGAGCACGCACTCAAGAGAAGCCGAGATGAGGAACGGCTCCACACCCATGTCCATGAGACGGGTGACGGCACCGGTAGAGTCATTCGTGTGGAGTGTCGTGAAGACAAGGTGGCCGGTGAGCGACGCCTGAATGGCAATCTGAGCCGTCTCGGTATCACGAGTCTCTCCTACCAGAATGCGGTCGGGGTCCTGACGCAGGAATGCGCGAAGGATGCGGCCAAACGTCATTCCGATGGCATCATTAATGGGCACCTGGATAATGCCGTCGATCTCGTATTCCACCGGGTCCTCAGCGGTGAGGAGCTTGGTGTCGATGGTGTTGATCTTCCGAAGGCAGGAGTAAAGTGTCGTCGTCTTGCCGGAACCTGTCGGGCCGGTGACGATGAAGATGCCGTTCGGCTTTTCAATAACCTCGAGGATGTAGTTGTAGATATACTCGGGCATGCCGAGACTCTCGAGATCGAGGTTCACGCTGGAGCGATCGAGCACGCGGAGCACCACGCTTTCGCCAAAGGCTGTTGGCAGAGTCGATACACGAAGGTCGATCTGCTTGCCATTCACGACACGCTGGATACGACCGTCCTGCGGGAGGCGACGCTCGGCGATGTTGAGATTGGACATGACCTTGACGCGCGAAATGACGGGCAGGGCGAGGTGCCGGGGCGGCGGGTCCATCTCGTAGAGCGCACCGTCCACTCGATAGCGGATCTTGAATTCCGTCTCGAACGGCTCGAAGTGAATATCACTGGCACGCGCTGCGATGGCTTTGTCGAGGATCAGGTCAACGAAGCGGATGATCGGCGCGGCGTTGGCCTCCTGTGCGGCAGCCTGGGCGTTGAACTCCTCCTCGTTTCCTTCGCGGAGAGTGAGCTCGGCCGAGTCACCTAGCTGCGAGAGAACGTCGTCAAGGCTGGTCGCCTCGGAGCCATAATACTCATCGATCATCGAGCGCACCTTTGAAGGCGGCGCGACCATGAGATGGATTTCTCGGCCGAGAGCAAAACGCAAATCCTCGACGGCCTGTGCGTTCATCGGGTCAACCAGCACCACGTATATCGTATTCTGCGAGGCCCCAATGGGC of the Terrimicrobium sacchariphilum genome contains:
- a CDS encoding GspE/PulE family protein, encoding MDAKQVTDIFVEAGYLSPETAHSFVQEVATTDRPIETVMIESGLLNEAQFYQVIADSLGTEVADLAHFDGASEILHLIPGGLARLHGAMPIGASQNTIYVVLVDPMNAQAVEDLRFALGREIHLMVAPPSKVRSMIDEYYGSEATSLDDVLSQLGDSAELTLREGNEEEFNAQAAAQEANAAPIIRFVDLILDKAIAARASDIHFEPFETEFKIRYRVDGALYEMDPPPRHLALPVISRVKVMSNLNIAERRLPQDGRIQRVVNGKQIDLRVSTLPTAFGESVVLRVLDRSSVNLDLESLGMPEYIYNYILEVIEKPNGIFIVTGPTGSGKTTTLYSCLRKINTIDTKLLTAEDPVEYEIDGIIQVPINDAIGMTFGRILRAFLRQDPDRILVGETRDTETAQIAIQASLTGHLVFTTLHTNDSTGAVTRLMDMGVEPFLISASLECVLAQRLIRRICTSCRTPYEPTEQVLQSLGLSVHDIGDKNFYFGKGCDVCNNTGYKGRKGIYELLKISDPLREMINDRAPGVVMRQKAIELGMTTLREDGLRSIYDGLTTIEEVVKYT